In Thiobacter sp. AK1, the following proteins share a genomic window:
- the ntrC gene encoding nitrogen regulation protein NR(I) — protein MTDQNSVWIIDDDRSIRWVLEKALAREHIAHHAFESAESALAALKRATPEVVVTDIRMPGGSGLDLLQAIKARHPNLPVIIMTAYSDLDSAVAAFQGGAFEYLPKPFDVDQAVELIRRALEESRASAQGAAPEQATPEILGQAPAMQEVFRAIGRLALSHATVLITGESGTGKELVARALYRHSPRRDQPFIALNMAAIPRDLLESELFGHERGAFTGAHTLRRGRFEQADGGTLFLDEIGDMPAELQTRLLRVLSDGQFYRVGGHQPIKVNVRVIAATHQNLEERVKQGLFREDLFHRLNVIRLRLPPLRERREDIPLLARHFLVKSARELGVEAKKVSDAAMKYLQSLDWTGNVRQLENVCHWLTVMAPGQNIEVADLPPELRSETPGATGQDWIAALEREVESLLNRGETGIMDNLVTRFEKACLLKALDHTGGRRIEAAHLLGIGRNTLTRKLQELGIDEKLEGKTAD, from the coding sequence ATGACAGACCAGAATTCCGTCTGGATCATCGACGACGACCGTTCCATCCGCTGGGTGCTGGAAAAGGCCCTGGCACGGGAACACATCGCCCACCACGCCTTCGAGAGCGCAGAAAGCGCCCTGGCCGCGCTCAAACGCGCCACGCCCGAGGTGGTGGTCACCGACATTCGCATGCCTGGCGGCTCCGGCCTGGATCTGCTGCAGGCGATCAAGGCCCGTCACCCAAACTTGCCGGTGATCATCATGACCGCCTATTCGGACCTGGATAGCGCAGTGGCCGCATTCCAGGGCGGCGCTTTCGAATACCTGCCCAAGCCCTTCGACGTGGACCAGGCGGTGGAACTGATCCGCCGCGCGCTGGAAGAAAGCCGTGCAAGCGCCCAGGGCGCTGCGCCTGAGCAAGCCACCCCAGAAATCCTCGGCCAAGCACCGGCCATGCAAGAAGTCTTCCGTGCCATCGGCCGGCTCGCCCTGTCCCACGCCACCGTACTCATTACCGGCGAGTCCGGCACCGGCAAGGAACTGGTGGCGCGGGCGCTCTACCGCCACAGTCCCCGCCGCGACCAGCCCTTCATCGCCCTCAACATGGCAGCGATTCCGCGCGATTTACTCGAATCGGAGCTGTTCGGCCACGAACGGGGCGCCTTCACCGGGGCGCACACCCTGCGCCGGGGCCGGTTCGAACAAGCCGATGGCGGCACCCTGTTCCTGGACGAAATCGGCGATATGCCAGCCGAGCTGCAGACCCGGCTTCTGCGTGTGCTCTCCGACGGCCAGTTCTACCGTGTAGGTGGCCACCAGCCCATCAAGGTGAACGTGCGGGTGATCGCCGCGACCCACCAAAATCTGGAAGAGCGCGTCAAACAAGGCTTGTTCCGGGAGGACCTGTTTCACCGCCTCAATGTCATCCGCCTGCGGCTACCGCCCCTGCGTGAACGGCGCGAAGACATCCCGCTCCTGGCGCGCCACTTCCTGGTGAAAAGTGCGCGCGAGCTCGGCGTCGAAGCAAAGAAAGTTTCCGATGCGGCGATGAAATACCTGCAGTCCCTGGACTGGACCGGCAACGTGCGGCAGCTGGAGAACGTCTGCCACTGGCTCACGGTGATGGCGCCTGGACAGAACATCGAAGTCGCCGATCTACCGCCCGAGCTGAGGAGCGAGACACCTGGCGCCACCGGCCAAGACTGGATCGCAGCGCTGGAACGCGAAGTGGAATCCCTGCTCAACCGCGGCGAGACGGGCATTATGGACAATCTCGTCACCCGCTTCGAAAAAGCCTGCCTGCTAAAAGCGCTGGACCACACCGGCGGCCGCCGCATCGAAGCAGCCCATCTTTTGGGCATCGGCCGCAACACCCTCACCCGGAAACTACAGGAACTGGGCATCGACGAAAAACTCGAGGGAAAGACGGCTGACTAA